In the genome of Dermacentor variabilis isolate Ectoservices chromosome 5, ASM5094787v1, whole genome shotgun sequence, one region contains:
- the LOC142582824 gene encoding uncharacterized protein LOC142582824 codes for MQPVPARSASRLLLAASVAAILLVQVLGDGAPTTAVPAGQDGDNAKPEVPVPPPTCDKDSAQTAVTSKKPKTVGHPLRPFNLGINIPYFFNMRLLTGSGGTGLGLNIPAILNFQLDTAHRRRPGLLLNLFGNRGNLFNRRKRPGNPLLSSPLQPPFTQAPEQDNAIDIKRKPSQKAL; via the exons ATGCAGCCGGTTCCAGCACGCTCAGCTTCGCGGCTGCTCCTCGCCGCTTCAGTGGCGGCCATTCTACTGGTTCAG GTGCTGGGTGACGGGGCCCCGACGACGGCAGTCCCAGCTGGCCAGGACGGCGACAACGCAAAGCCTGAAGTACCCGTACCTCCCCCAACGTGTGACAAGGACAGCGCGCAAACGGCAGTGACTTCGAAGAAGCCAAAGACCGTGGGTCATCCCTTACGCCCCTTTAACCTGGGCATCAACATTCCGTACTTCTTCAACATGCGACTGCTGACGGGATCAGGTGGCACCGGCCTGGGCCTCAACATACCGGCCATTCTCAACTTTCAGCTGGACACCGCGCACCGAAGGCGGCCGGGTCTGCTGCTCAACCTCTTCGGAAACAGGGGAAACCTGTTCAACCGTCGCAAGCGCCCGGGAAATCCGCTACTCAGCTCCCCGTTGCAGCCGCCATTCACGCAAGCTCCGGAACAAGACAACGCGATCGACATCAAGCGAAAGCCTTCCCAGAAGGCATTGTGA